The following are encoded together in the Gemella haemolysans ATCC 10379 genome:
- a CDS encoding YdjY domain-containing protein gives MKPKKILSVLMAAGLVFTVVGCSSSSNSTSQNSNQPADYVAGVSLDKPIKVDKEAGTITVLTKINGKYFDEATRHNSVEQSGTNGAKSIFTAFAKPEEFYNALIEIGAKPGNNMTANNATTTHVEGTPIKAEITWNGAGKKYDINEVVKDSNGKQIDFRFGGNLKNALDKNTGCLSCLDSCPVGIISNTTYTYGAVETRKEVKFSGNEDVLPEDGTYAAIIYSIKK, from the coding sequence ATGAAACCAAAAAAAATATTATCCGTCCTTATGGCTGCTGGATTAGTATTTACTGTAGTTGGATGTAGTAGTTCATCTAATTCAACTTCACAAAATTCTAATCAACCTGCCGACTATGTAGCAGGAGTATCATTAGACAAACCTATTAAAGTAGATAAAGAAGCAGGTACTATTACTGTTCTTACAAAAATTAACGGTAAATACTTCGATGAAGCCACAAGACATAACTCTGTAGAACAAAGTGGTACAAATGGTGCTAAATCAATTTTTACTGCATTTGCTAAACCAGAAGAATTCTACAATGCTCTAATTGAGATTGGTGCAAAACCTGGAAACAATATGACTGCAAATAATGCTACTACTACACATGTTGAAGGAACTCCAATTAAAGCCGAAATCACATGGAACGGCGCTGGCAAAAAATATGACATTAACGAAGTAGTAAAAGACAGTAATGGAAAACAAATCGATTTCCGCTTCGGTGGCAACTTGAAAAATGCTCTCGATAAAAATACAGGATGCTTATCTTGTTTAGATAGCTGCCCTGTTGGTATTATTTCAAATACTACATACACTTATGGAGCTGTTGAAACTCGTAAAGAAGTGAAATTTTCAGGTAACGAAGACGTTCTTCCAGAAGATGGAACATATGCTGCTATTATTTATAGTATTAAAAAATAA